One Actinomycetospora corticicola genomic window, ACGCCGCGAGAAGGTGCTGGCCGTGCCGCGGGCGCTGCGCAGTGCGGCCGAGGTGTTCGAGGCGGCCGACGGGATGCTGGCCGCCGCGGAGGCCGAGGTCGCCGCCGTCACCGGCGCGCGCGACGAGGCCGAGCGCGAGGAGCTCGCCGTCTCGATGGGCGCGGGCGGCACCGGCAAGGGGGTCGCGTCGGCGCAGCGTGCGGCGAAGGCGGCGGAGAAGGAGCTCGAGAAGGCGCAGAAGGCGCGGCAGACCCGCACGAAGCGCGACTCGATCGACCGGGCGCTCATCGACCTCGCGGGCTACTACCGCGACGTGCTCGTCCGCGGGTTCGGCGCCGAGGTCGCCGCCACGCACCCCGACCGCGCGATCGAGGTGGAGAACGCCGCGCGCGACGGGTCGCGCGAGTCCGCGCTCCGGCGCCTCGAGGCCGTGCTGGCCTGCCGTGAGGCGCTGGAGACGAACGTGAAGCCGCAGATCGCGGTCGAGGCGATGGTGACGGCCCTGCGGGCGGGGTAGTCGCGCTCAGTCCTCGACGAAGACCAGGTCGGTGATCGGCACCGTGAGCGAGACCCGGTCGCCGTCCTGCGTGATCAGCGCGGACAGGGTCGTGCGCCGGCCCGCGGCCTCGACCGGGTCGTCGTCGGCGCCCTGGTCGCGGAGCCATTCGAGGAAGGTCCCGGACGTGTCCGCGCGCAGGTAGTCGGTCGCGCGGCGGAAGAGCTTGGGCAGGATCAACTGCCCGTCCGGTCCGACGTCGGCCTGCTTCGTCAGCGTGAACCCGCCCGACCGGTCGGCCGCCCACACGCTGCCCGGCCCCGTCGCCGAGGCGGCGAGTTCGAGGAAGCGGCGCCGTACCGGCTCCGGGGTCGAGGTGTACAGCGTGAGGTAGGCGCGGCCGCCCGTCGTCTGCGCCGCGTTGACCGAGGCGTCGACGACGGTGGCCGGGTCGATTTCGTCGCCGTCCGCGTGGGCCTGGGCCGCGTCCCCGGTCACGAGCAGGGTCACCGGACGGCCGTTGACCTCGACGAGCGCGGCGCAGATCGCGGCGGGCACCGAGTCGGGGGTCGCCGCGGTGACCGTGCCGTTGTCGTCGAACCGGACCTCGCGGAACCCCACCGCGTCGAGCAGCGTCGCGCGGGCCTCGTCGGCGAGGGGCTGCGCCTGGTCCTGGTAGTGGGTCTCCGGGGCGTCGATCGCGTCGAGGCGCAGCTGGATGCTCCCGTCGCGCTCGCTCGGACGGACTCGACGGCCGTTCTCCAGCCCCCGCACGGTCGCGATCTCGTCGGGCACGAACCGCACCGAGTCGCCGTCGGGGGAGTAGCCGACCACCACGAGCCGGCCGCGGATCCACGTGAACGCCATGCCGGTGTCCTGCCCCACGACGCTCACGGCCACGCCGTCGGGGAGGCGAACATCGCGCGACGCCTGCTAGCTTGTCGGCATGTCGAGATTCCGGATTCTCGTAATCACGGTGGTCGCGGGTGTGGTGCTGGTGGGCTGCGCCGGAGGAACGGCCGCCGTCCCGCCGTCGACCCCGCTGCGACCGGCCGGCTGCACGGCCCCGACGTCGACCGACCTCACCACCCCCGACGGGTGGCTCGGGCGCATCGCGATCCGACCCGACACTGTCGGGCTCGTGGTCGACGACGGGCGCGGACACGTCGTCTCGCACGCTCCCGACACGCCCCTCCCGCTCGCCTCGGCCGTCAAGGTCGTGCACCTGACGGCGTACGCCGCCGCGGTGGCCGACGGACGGGTGCGCGCCGACGGGCGGGTCACCCGCGCCGACTGGGAGCGCTGGTACGTGCCGGGCACGGACGGGAACGCGCACCCGAGCGCCCTCCAGCGGCTCGGTCCCGGCCCGGACTACACCGTCGGCCAGCTGGTCACCGCGATGATCCGGGAGAGCGACAACGCCGCGGCCGACTGGGTGCGGGCGCGGCTCGGCGACGACGCCCTCCGGGCGGCCGCCGCCTCGACCGGCTGGACGGACGTCGAGCTGCCCGGGTTCGCCGGTGCGGCGGCCCGCCTCGCCATGCCGGACCTCGTGCCGGCGGGGGCGAGTCACGCTCAGGTCGTGGACCTCGACGGTCCCCTCGGCCGTCGGGTCGCCGACGACCCGGCCTTCCGCGACGAGGTCGCCCGCCGGATCGCCGCCGCGGCGCAGCAGGACCCGGCCCGCTTCGTCGCCGACGCGCGCGCCTGGTCGGCGACCACCGCGCTGGGCACGCCCGCCCAGCTGCTCGGCGTCCACCGGGCGATCGCGACCGGGGCCGTCCCCGGCGCCGACCTCGCCGCGCGGGAGCTGACCTGGCAGGGGCCGACACCCGGCGTCGGGACCGTGGGGTTCAAGAGCGGCAGCTTCGTCGACGTCCTCACCTTCGGGGGCTTCCTGCGTCGGAACGACGGCTCCCTCGGCTACGCCGTCGTGCTCGGCCGCGACCTCCCCGCGACCCCGCCGGTCGGCGAGCAGGTCGCGGGCCAGCAGGGCCTCGCGCTGAACGCCCTCGTGTCGTCGCGGTGGCTCGACCGCCTGCTCTGCGTCGCGTGAGTGGGACGATCACGGCGTGACCGACGACGAGCGCCTCGCCGCCCTCGAGGCCCGCGTCACGGCGTTGGAGGCCGCCGCTCCGTCGTCGTCCGCGGAGGTCGTCGACGACTCCGGGGTCGTGTCCTACGAGGGCGCGGTCCGGCTCCACGGCGAGGTGTCGTGGCGCATCGACTACTCGCCGTCGGCCGCCCTCGGGCTACCGGCCGCCCCCACGGCCGAGGTCCTCGCCGCGCTCGGCCACCCGGTGCGGCTCGCGCTGGTCCGCCGCCTGCTCACCGGCCCCGCCTCGGCGGCCGAGCTCCAGGACGCCGCCGAGCTCTCCTCGACGGGGCAGGTCTACCACCACCTGCGCGCCCTGACCGCAGCCCGCGTCGTCGAGCAGGACGGCCGCTCCTTCCGCGTCCCCGCCACGGGCGTCGTCCCGGTCCTGACGATGCTCCTCGCCGCCGGCGACGTCGCCGGACTGCTCCGCTGAGTTCGTCCATTCCGTTCCCGACGACGGGTCCGGCTGATTAGCGTGGGTCGGGTGAGCGTCCCGGTGCCGCCCGGCCTGTACACGGAGCCGTCCCGTGGCGCCCCGCCCTTCCCCGCTCCGCCGCCCCAGGCCTCCGACCCGACCGTCCTGTCCACCGGCCAGGTCATGCCGCGCCAGGCGATGCCGGTCGCCGACGTCGGGAACGCGTTCTCCGTCGACCTCGCCGCGGCGCCCCAGGTGCTGCGGGACCTACAGCAGGCCGTCGAGGAACTCACCGCGATGAGGCGGGACGCGGTCCAGCTGGGCAAGATCGACCCGGGCACCGGCGACCAGGTGAGTCGTGATGCCGCAACGGTCTTCGAGGCCATCGCCGTCGGTGGACCCGGGAGTCTCCTGAACGCGATCGACGGCGGAATCAGCCGAATCGAGGGGCTGATGACCGCGATCGAGACGGAACTCCGTGACTACCAGACCGCAGAAGATGCGAGTCGACGCGGGTTCGATGCGCGGCCGTGAGGCGGTCTGGTTCGTCGCACTCATGGCTCTCCTGGCGAGTTGTTCCACACCGGCTCCGGACCTGCCGTCTCCGTCGACCTCACCGACGTCCGCTCGGTACGGCGCGCCGGTCGTCGACGCACCCCGCGACGTCACTGCGTATGCCGGACAACCCTGCACGCTGCTGTCCGGGTCCGAACTGCAGGCGCTCGGTCTGCGTGGCCCGGGCGTCCAACGAACGTCGGTCGATGTTCAGGAATGCTCGTGGCCGACCGCGGAACGTGGGCGGCTCGCCATGGCCGTCAACGCCGACCGCGACCTGCTCGTCGACACCTACCGATCGCGTGTGCTCCCGATCTTCGTACCGACGACGGTCGAGGGGATGCCCGCTGTCCGGCAGCGCTCCAGGCCGGACGACAACACGTGCACCGTGACCACCGGACTCGGTCCGCGCCAGGCACTCGAGACCGAGTGGTCGGGGTTGACGAGCCGCCAGACCACTGATCCGTGCGCGAGGGCCGAGGAGGCGATCGCGCTCGTCGTCAGGAAGCTCCCGCCACAGCGGTGACGACTTCAGTGGCATCAGGTGCACTCCGCTGCGCTCCCTGCCACTGAAGTCGCGGCGCGCCGACCGAGTCACCGCCCGGACCTGCCCCATGTGCACCTCACGACGGCCGGTGGGGCGAGGTGGGGTGGGCCGCCCGCGTCTGTGGCCCATTCATGTCGTCAGATGCGTCAACGGGGCCACTCGCGCCGCCGCCCGCCCAGCCCTTCTGCCGCGAGGTTCACGTCAGGCAGGCCGAACC contains:
- a CDS encoding nuclease, yielding MSVVGQDTGMAFTWIRGRLVVVGYSPDGDSVRFVPDEIATVRGLENGRRVRPSERDGSIQLRLDAIDAPETHYQDQAQPLADEARATLLDAVGFREVRFDDNGTVTAATPDSVPAAICAALVEVNGRPVTLLVTGDAAQAHADGDEIDPATVVDASVNAAQTTGGRAYLTLYTSTPEPVRRRFLELAASATGPGSVWAADRSGGFTLTKQADVGPDGQLILPKLFRRATDYLRADTSGTFLEWLRDQGADDDPVEAAGRRTTLSALITQDGDRVSLTVPITDLVFVED
- a CDS encoding helix-turn-helix domain-containing protein, which gives rise to MTDDERLAALEARVTALEAAAPSSSAEVVDDSGVVSYEGAVRLHGEVSWRIDYSPSAALGLPAAPTAEVLAALGHPVRLALVRRLLTGPASAAELQDAAELSSTGQVYHHLRALTAARVVEQDGRSFRVPATGVVPVLTMLLAAGDVAGLLR
- a CDS encoding DUF3558 domain-containing protein is translated as MALLASCSTPAPDLPSPSTSPTSARYGAPVVDAPRDVTAYAGQPCTLLSGSELQALGLRGPGVQRTSVDVQECSWPTAERGRLAMAVNADRDLLVDTYRSRVLPIFVPTTVEGMPAVRQRSRPDDNTCTVTTGLGPRQALETEWSGLTSRQTTDPCARAEEAIALVVRKLPPQR
- a CDS encoding serine hydrolase encodes the protein MSRFRILVITVVAGVVLVGCAGGTAAVPPSTPLRPAGCTAPTSTDLTTPDGWLGRIAIRPDTVGLVVDDGRGHVVSHAPDTPLPLASAVKVVHLTAYAAAVADGRVRADGRVTRADWERWYVPGTDGNAHPSALQRLGPGPDYTVGQLVTAMIRESDNAAADWVRARLGDDALRAAAASTGWTDVELPGFAGAAARLAMPDLVPAGASHAQVVDLDGPLGRRVADDPAFRDEVARRIAAAAQQDPARFVADARAWSATTALGTPAQLLGVHRAIATGAVPGADLAARELTWQGPTPGVGTVGFKSGSFVDVLTFGGFLRRNDGSLGYAVVLGRDLPATPPVGEQVAGQQGLALNALVSSRWLDRLLCVA